A stretch of the Corvus cornix cornix isolate S_Up_H32 unplaced genomic scaffold, ASM73873v5 scaffold4, whole genome shotgun sequence genome encodes the following:
- the LOC120412235 gene encoding LOW QUALITY PROTEIN: olfactory receptor 14C36-like (The sequence of the model RefSeq protein was modified relative to this genomic sequence to represent the inferred CDS: inserted 3 bases in 3 codons), with product MFFFLLSLALTDLGSICTTVPKAMHNSLWGTRHISYSACAAQVFLFVFFMGVEVSLLTIMCYDRYVSICKALHYGTLLGSRACAHMAAAAWASAFLYALMHTANTFSLPLGQGNALGQLFCEIPHIFKLSCSHSHYLWEVWLIVVSACLDFGCFVFTVVSXVQIFRAVLRVPSEQXASSMCIPRVAVVSLFVSTTVSAHLKLPCISSPSLDLLVAVLYSVVLPALNPLIYSLRNQEXKEAIRKLILGTSSGSF from the exons ATGTTCTTcttcctgctcagcctggcccTCACCGACCTGGGCTCCATCTGCACCACTGTCCCCAAGGCCATGCACAATTCCCTCTGGGGCACCAGGCACATCTCCTACTCAGCATGTGCTGCTCAGGTGTTTCTGTTTGTCTTCTTCATGGGAGTAGAGGTTTCCCTCCTCACCATCATGTGCTACGACCGCTACGTGTCCATCTGCAAAGCCCTGCACTACGGGACcctcctgggcagcagagcttgtgcccacatggcagcagctgcctgggccaGTGCCTTTCTCTACGCTCTCATGCACACGGCCAATACattttccctgcccctgggcCAGGGCAATGCCCTGGGCCAGCTCTTCTGTGAAATCCCACACATCTTCAAGCTCTCCTGCTCACACTCACATTACCTGTGGGAAGTTTGGCTTATTGTGGTTAGTGCCTGTTTAGACTTTGGCTGTTTTGTGTTCACTGTGGTGT ATGTGCAGATcttcagggctgtgctgagggtcCCCTCTGAGC GAGCCTCTTCCATGTGCATCCCTCGTGTGGCCGTGGTCTCTCTGTTTGTCAGCACTACTGTGTCTGCCCATCTGAAGCTCCCCTGCATCTCCTCGCCATCCCTGGATCTGCTGGTGGCAGTTCTGTACTCAGTGGTGCTTCCAGCACTGAACCCCCTCATCTACAGCCTGAGGAACCAGG TCAAGGAGGCAATTAGGAAACTGATTTTAGGAACCTCTTCTGGTAGCTTTTAA
- the LOC120412234 gene encoding collagen alpha-1(I) chain-like, translating into MASHPNQIVFIHWCLTTKQWVLVFHLGLGWLQPLALPQAGGRRCPWRRGRPGPSAPRAAPAEGRAGRERPVLGRRQGCPAVCQGRASIPHLLLLVSLQQQQPRGNQGQALSFQQQWEPSWPGPGALAGTRAAVGQLLSWPALAAGQPGQRHSPSQPCPALGSSRGTAQPCARPAPGGQGGLCVQQQPAHRACSQRHIQLLLSVPSGAHGRSPGTRGGTFSCSSACPAGHTDAAPAQEEAHSAAPQAAQRGCPWAPPGLHSSLFPGTKALQADTQDLSSLVLLVANDSKRCLGSLREILEDAGSLQK; encoded by the exons ATGGCATCTCACCCTAACCAGATAGTCTTTATACATTGGTGCCTGACCACCAAACAGTGGGTTCTAGTGTTTCATCTGGGGttggggtggctgcagccacttgcacTGCCACAGGCGGGTGGCAGGAGGTGCCCATGGAGAAGAGGAAGGCCAGGGCCCAGCGCCCCAAGGGCAGCACCAGCTGAGGgccgggcagggagggagaggccGGTGCTGGGACGGCGCCAGGGCTGCCCAGCAGTGTGCCAAGGCCGTGCCTCCATCCCACACCTCCTGCTCTTGgtcagcctgcagcagcagcagcctcggGGCAACCAGGGCCAGGCCTtgtccttccagcagcagtgggagccaTCGTGGCCTGGCCCGGGGGCCCTGGCGGGGACAAGGGCCGCAGTGGGCCAGCTGCTGTCCTGGCCGGCCCTTGCAGCCGGGCAGCCCGGCCAGCgccacagccccagccagccctgcccggcgctcggcagcagcaggggcactgcccagccctgcgCCCGCCCCGCACCAGGAGGCCAAGGCGGCCTCTGTGTCCAGCAGCAGCCCGCACACAGAGCCTGCAGCCAGAG GCAcattcagctgctcctcagcgTGCCCAGCGGGGCACACGGACGCAGCCCCGGCACAAGAGGAGGCAcattcagctgctcctcagcgTGCCCAGCGGGGCACACGGACGCAGCCCCGGCACAAGAGGAGGCAcattcagctgctcctcaggcagCACAGCGTGGCTGCCCCTGGGCTCCTCCAGGCCTGCACAGCTCCCTCTTTCCTGGCACAAAAGCCCTTCAGGCTGATACCCAGGATCTCAGTTCCTTAGTCCTCCTTGTGGCAAATGACTCCAAGAGATGCCTGGGAAGTCTCAGGGAGATTCTGGAAGATGCAGGTTCACTGCAAAAGTAA